In the genome of Streptococcus oralis, one region contains:
- the msrB gene encoding peptide-methionine (R)-S-oxide reductase MsrB: MAEIYLAGGCFWGLEEYFSRISGVLATSVGYANGQVETTNYQLLKETDHAETVQVIYEENTVSLREILLYYFRVIDPLSINQQGNDRGRQYRTGIYYQDEADLPAIYTVVQEQERMLGRKIAVEVEKLRHYILAEDYHQDYLKKNPSGYCHIDVTDAEKPLIDASNYEKPSQEVLRKSLSEESYRVTQEAATEAPFSNAYDQTFEEGIYVDITTGEPLFFAKDKFASGCGWPSFSRPISKELIHYYKDLSHGMERIEVRSRSGNAHLGHVFTDGPRELGGLRYCINSASLRFVAKDEMEKAGYGYLLPYLNK; encoded by the coding sequence ATGGCAGAAATTTATCTAGCAGGTGGTTGTTTTTGGGGCCTAGAGGAGTATTTTTCACGAATTTCTGGAGTGCTAGCGACCAGTGTTGGCTACGCTAATGGGCAAGTCGAAACGACCAATTACCAGCTACTCAAGGAAACAGACCATGCAGAGACTGTTCAAGTGATTTATGAAGAGAATACAGTATCACTAAGAGAGATTTTACTTTATTATTTCCGTGTCATTGATCCCTTATCAATCAATCAACAAGGAAATGACCGTGGTCGCCAATATCGAACGGGGATCTATTATCAGGATGAAGCAGACTTGCCTGCTATCTACACAGTGGTGCAGGAGCAGGAGCGTATGCTGGGTCGAAAGATTGCAGTAGAAGTGGAGAAACTTCGCCACTACATTTTAGCTGAAGACTACCATCAAGACTATCTCAAGAAAAATCCTTCCGGTTATTGTCATATCGATGTGACCGATGCTGAGAAGCCATTGATTGACGCATCTAACTATGAAAAGCCTAGTCAAGAGGTGTTAAGGAAAAGTTTATCTGAAGAGTCTTACCGTGTTACACAAGAAGCTGCTACAGAGGCTCCATTTAGCAATGCCTATGACCAAACCTTTGAAGAAGGGATTTATGTAGACATCACGACGGGTGAGCCACTCTTTTTCGCCAAGGATAAGTTTGCCTCAGGTTGTGGTTGGCCAAGTTTTAGCCGTCCGATTTCTAAGGAATTGATTCACTACTACAAGGACCTGAGTCATGGAATGGAGCGAATCGAGGTTCGTTCTCGGTCAGGAAATGCTCACTTGGGTCATGTCTTCACAGATGGACCTCGGGAGTTAGGTGGACTCCGTTACTGTATCAATTCTGCATCCTTGCGCTTTGTAGCAAAGGATGAGATGGAAAAAGCAGGATATGGATATCTATTGCCTTACTTAAACAAATAA
- a CDS encoding homoserine dehydrogenase — translation MTVKIALLGFGTVASGVPFLLKENEEKIVQSAHSEIEVAKVLVKDEDEKNRLLAAGNDFNFVTNVDDILSDKDITIVVELMGRIEPAKTFITRALEAGKHVVTANKDLLAVHGAELLEIAKEHKVALYYEAAVAGGIPILRTLANSLASDKITRVLGVVNGTSNFMMTKMVEEGWSYDDALAEAQRLGFAESDPTNDVDGIDAAYKMVILSQFAFGMKVAFDDVAHKGIRNITPEDVAVAQDLGYVVKLVGSIEETPSGIAAEVTPTFLPKAHPLASVNGVMNAVFVESIGIGESMYYGPGAGQKPTATSVVADIVRIVRRLNDGTIGKDFNEYSRDLVLANPEDVKANYYFSILAPDSKGQVLKLAEIFNAQDISFKQILQDGKEGDKARVVIITHKINKAQLENVSEELAKASEFDLLNTFKVLGE, via the coding sequence ATGACAGTTAAAATTGCTTTACTTGGATTTGGTACCGTTGCAAGTGGCGTGCCATTCCTCCTAAAGGAAAATGAAGAAAAAATCGTTCAGTCAGCTCATTCAGAGATTGAAGTAGCCAAGGTATTGGTCAAGGATGAAGATGAAAAGAACCGCTTGCTTGCAGCAGGAAATGACTTTAACTTTGTAACCAATGTAGATGATATTTTATCAGACAAGGACATTACTATTGTAGTGGAATTGATGGGGCGTATCGAACCAGCTAAAACCTTTATCACTCGTGCCTTAGAAGCTGGGAAACACGTTGTTACTGCTAACAAGGACCTTTTGGCTGTCCATGGTGCAGAATTGCTAGAAATCGCTAAAGAGCATAAGGTAGCACTTTACTACGAAGCAGCAGTAGCTGGCGGGATTCCAATTCTTCGTACTTTGGCAAATTCATTGGCTTCTGATAAAATCACGCGCGTTCTTGGTGTCGTTAACGGAACTTCTAACTTCATGATGACCAAGATGGTCGAAGAAGGCTGGTCTTATGACGATGCTCTGGCTGAAGCTCAAAGACTAGGATTTGCAGAAAGCGACCCTACAAATGACGTTGATGGGATTGATGCAGCCTACAAGATGGTGATTTTGAGCCAGTTTGCTTTTGGGATGAAGGTTGCTTTTGACGATGTAGCCCACAAGGGAATCCGTAACATCACACCAGAAGACGTAGCTGTAGCCCAAGACCTTGGCTATGTAGTGAAATTGGTTGGTTCTATCGAGGAAACTCCTTCAGGTATTGCTGCAGAAGTGACTCCAACCTTCCTACCTAAAGCGCACCCACTTGCCAGTGTGAATGGGGTAATGAACGCAGTCTTTGTGGAGTCTATCGGTATTGGTGAGTCTATGTATTACGGACCAGGTGCGGGTCAAAAACCAACTGCAACAAGTGTTGTAGCAGACATTGTCCGTATCGTTCGTCGCTTGAATGATGGTACCATTGGTAAAGACTTCAACGAATACAGCCGTGACTTGGTCTTGGCTAATCCAGAAGATGTCAAAGCTAATTACTACTTCTCAATCTTGGCTCCAGACTCAAAAGGTCAGGTCTTGAAATTAGCTGAGATTTTCAACGCTCAAGATATTTCCTTCAAGCAAATCCTCCAAGATGGTAAAGAGGGTGACAAGGCGCGTGTAGTGATTATCACTCATAAGATTAATAAAGCACAACTTGAGAATGTTTCAGAAGAGTTGGCCAAAGCTTCAGAATTTGACCTCTTGAATACCTTCAAGGTGTTAGGAGAATAA
- the thrB gene encoding homoserine kinase, with translation MKIIVPATSANIGPGFDSVGVAVTKYLQIEVCEERDEWLIEHQIGKWIPHDERNLLLKIALQIAPDLQPRRLKMTSDVPLARGLGSSSSVIVAGIELANQLGNLNLSNHDKLQLASKIEGHPDNVAPAIYGNLVIASSVEGNVSAIVADFPECDFLAYIPNYELRTRDSRGVLPKKLSYKEAVAASSIANVAVAALLAGDMVTAGQAIEGDLFHERYRQSLVREFATIKQVAKENDAYATYLSGAGPTVMVLASHDKMPKIKAELQNQPFKGKLHDLKVDTQGVRVEIK, from the coding sequence ATGAAGATTATTGTACCTGCAACCAGTGCCAATATCGGGCCAGGTTTTGATTCGGTCGGTGTAGCTGTAACCAAGTATCTTCAAATTGAGGTCTGTGAAGAACGGGATGAGTGGCTGATTGAACACCAGATTGGCAAATGGATTCCCCATGACGAGCGTAATCTTTTGCTTAAGATTGCCTTGCAAATTGCGCCTGACTTGCAACCGAGACGCTTGAAAATGACCAGTGATGTTCCCTTGGCGCGTGGTTTGGGTTCTTCTAGCTCGGTTATCGTTGCTGGAATTGAACTGGCTAACCAACTGGGCAATCTCAACTTATCTAACCACGACAAATTGCAGCTGGCGTCCAAGATTGAAGGACATCCTGACAATGTGGCTCCAGCAATTTACGGTAATCTCGTTATTGCAAGTTCTGTTGAAGGAAATGTTTCAGCGATTGTGGCTGACTTCCCAGAGTGTGATTTTCTAGCTTATATTCCCAACTATGAATTACGCACTCGAGACAGTCGTGGTGTCCTACCTAAAAAATTGTCCTACAAGGAAGCTGTTGCAGCTAGTTCCATTGCCAATGTGGCGGTTGCAGCCTTGTTGGCAGGAGACATGGTGACTGCTGGTCAAGCGATTGAGGGAGATCTCTTCCACGAGCGCTATCGTCAAAGTCTGGTCCGTGAATTTGCGACGATTAAGCAAGTAGCCAAAGAGAATGATGCCTATGCAACCTATCTCTCTGGTGCCGGACCAACAGTTATGGTCTTGGCTTCTCATGACAAGATGCCAAAGATTAAAGCTGAATTGCAAAACCAACCTTTCAAAGGCAAACTGCATGATTTGAAAGTTGATACGCAAGGTGTCCGTGTCGAAATAAAGTAA
- a CDS encoding oligosaccharide flippase family protein: MKNIKVNALASLLVNILNIVFPLITNPYLTRILSKSNYGYFNTANTWASFVIPLAAFGIYNYGIRAISKVKDDKNKINYVFSKLFYISVFTSLLTTGIYFLFIFFDTSIENMKVLYYILGAQALFQFLNIEWMNEAYENYAFILYKTLIIRITMLVAIFAFVKTADDIVPYAIVMTATTILNYLLSFLWIKREVSFVKIGFVELAKASKPLFTMLLLANANMLYTLLDRMFITKGPDENYISYYTIAYSIVMLIAGVLSGAISVSIPRLGYYLGKKDYNSYNYLVNQAASLFYFLMIPTSFGIMILGKYATVIYSSEKYLEAGIVTSVFAFRTIIWAIELILGKQIIFINDHENRLTAFYFAGGGANLLFNCILYINNIFAPEYYIATTIIAEAIVVLLEIHFIKKHQLISLKEIFMTLTRYGLISLGFIPIFYIFKMIFQISSYTVNLNMILMVLSTIATCGIYYLLTLFIAKDKTLHYALNLVLAKLKRN, encoded by the coding sequence ATGAAAAATATAAAAGTTAATGCATTGGCTAGCTTGCTGGTCAATATTCTCAATATCGTTTTTCCTCTGATAACCAACCCTTATCTGACGCGAATCCTCAGCAAATCCAACTACGGTTATTTCAATACCGCCAATACCTGGGCTAGCTTTGTTATTCCACTAGCTGCCTTTGGTATTTACAACTACGGGATTCGAGCTATCAGTAAGGTCAAGGATGACAAGAATAAAATCAACTACGTTTTTTCTAAGTTGTTTTATATCTCGGTTTTCACCTCTCTCCTGACGACTGGTATCTACTTCCTCTTCATCTTCTTTGACACCAGCATTGAGAACATGAAAGTCCTCTACTACATCCTAGGGGCCCAGGCTCTCTTCCAATTCCTCAATATCGAATGGATGAACGAAGCTTATGAAAACTATGCCTTTATCCTTTACAAGACATTGATTATTCGGATTACCATGCTGGTCGCCATCTTTGCCTTTGTCAAAACTGCTGATGATATCGTTCCTTATGCTATCGTCATGACTGCGACCACTATCCTCAACTACCTCCTTAGTTTTCTTTGGATTAAGAGAGAAGTTTCTTTTGTTAAAATTGGATTCGTCGAATTAGCTAAAGCTTCTAAACCACTCTTTACTATGCTTCTCTTGGCAAATGCTAATATGCTCTACACCTTACTCGATAGAATGTTTATCACCAAGGGACCGGATGAAAACTACATTTCTTATTATACAATTGCCTATAGCATCGTTATGCTGATTGCAGGTGTCTTAAGTGGAGCTATCAGTGTCAGCATTCCACGTCTCGGCTACTACCTTGGGAAAAAGGATTACAATTCTTATAATTATCTTGTAAATCAAGCGGCATCATTATTCTATTTTCTCATGATTCCAACTAGTTTCGGAATTATGATTTTGGGAAAGTACGCAACGGTTATCTACTCTTCTGAAAAGTATCTTGAGGCAGGTATCGTGACCAGCGTCTTCGCCTTTCGAACCATTATCTGGGCTATTGAATTGATTCTTGGTAAGCAAATTATCTTTATCAATGACCACGAGAACCGCTTGACTGCTTTCTACTTTGCTGGTGGTGGAGCAAATCTCCTCTTCAACTGTATCTTGTATATCAATAATATTTTTGCCCCTGAGTATTATATTGCTACTACCATTATTGCAGAAGCCATCGTCGTTTTACTTGAAATTCATTTTATCAAGAAACATCAACTGATTAGTTTAAAAGAAATTTTTATGACCTTAACACGTTATGGTCTCATATCCCTTGGATTTATCCCGATCTTCTATATTTTCAAGATGATTTTCCAAATCAGTTCCTATACAGTGAACCTCAACATGATCCTCATGGTTCTTTCTACCATAGCTACTTGTGGAATCTACTATCTCTTGACGCTTTTTATCGCCAAAGACAAAACATTACACTATGCACTGAACCTTGTACTTGCTAAATTAAAACGAAATTAA
- a CDS encoding MBL fold metallo-hydrolase has translation MKNKKLVKSVSYSLFAFLFVLIGLSQQVNADTITAGSGNRIHFINTKAKSGSDAILLESNGHYALIDMGEDYDFPDGSDPRYPSRWGISMRNYQVLEDRLIRHLDQIGVKKLDFIIGTHVHSDHIGGADEILNRYQVGKFYLKKYSDDRITSHWGLWDNLFNYDNALRAAQKRGVTLIQNITDEDSHFKLGDMDIKLYNYKNEYDAEGNLKKVLDDNSNSIVSVVTVAGKRIYLGGDLDNAEGAEDKLGPVIGKVDMMKWNHHYDATISNTINFLENLSPKMIIQTTGGDINVASTREYLQKKNIQVLRASSQTQDATVFDISDSGFANVSNLFPDIPVVDEKWYQEGGYWKYRLADGEMAIGWKEIGGATYFFNGKGQMQAGRWLHLNDDWGENAKGNDYYLNSNGKMQTGGWFKLDGSWYYIQSNGARRFSELSEIGGKKYLFAADGKMLTGHQVYNGKKMFFSESGALQTAGKPSTWQKIDSDWYFYDEDGLKTVGKKNINGSTYYFNQEGVMQTGWAFVDGHWNYFASSGAMKTGWVKDQDTWYYLDKDGIMLTGKQDINGTRYYLNASGAMQTGWKWLENNWYYYANSGAMKTGWIKDNEKWYYLNQDGIMQTGKQEINGTRYYLNTSGAMQTGWQWLDKHWHYYADSGAMKTGWVKDQGTWYYLEDQEGIMLVGFQQVDGKQYYFSASGAMQTGWKWFDNHYRYFEANGAMKTGWIKDKGIWYYLNPEDGIMLVGLHKVNGDHYYFDESGAMQTGWKRIDGNWYYFQTDGSLLKNATTPDGYKVNEEGIWRQAVAAVNDEADQSEKKQEANSSIVEQPKQDSNLEANASDKKEKE, from the coding sequence ATGAAGAATAAAAAATTAGTTAAATCAGTCAGTTATAGTTTATTTGCTTTCCTTTTTGTGTTGATTGGTTTATCACAACAAGTTAATGCAGACACCATTACTGCTGGTTCAGGCAATCGTATCCATTTCATAAATACTAAAGCAAAATCTGGGAGTGATGCTATCCTTCTGGAAAGCAATGGTCATTATGCCTTGATTGATATGGGGGAAGATTATGACTTTCCTGATGGGAGTGATCCACGCTATCCAAGTCGTTGGGGAATTTCCATGAGAAATTATCAAGTCTTGGAAGACCGTTTGATTCGCCATCTTGATCAGATTGGTGTTAAAAAACTGGATTTTATTATTGGAACCCATGTACATAGTGACCATATCGGTGGAGCAGATGAGATACTTAACCGTTATCAAGTTGGTAAGTTTTATTTAAAAAAATATTCAGATGACCGGATTACCTCACACTGGGGACTCTGGGATAATCTTTTCAATTATGATAATGCTTTGAGAGCCGCACAAAAACGAGGGGTTACTCTTATTCAGAATATTACAGACGAGGATAGTCACTTTAAATTAGGTGATATGGATATCAAACTCTATAATTATAAAAATGAATATGATGCTGAGGGGAATCTGAAAAAAGTTCTAGATGATAACTCCAACTCTATCGTTTCAGTGGTGACTGTGGCAGGAAAGAGAATCTATCTTGGTGGAGATTTGGATAATGCCGAAGGAGCGGAAGATAAGTTAGGTCCTGTTATCGGCAAGGTTGATATGATGAAATGGAACCATCATTATGATGCGACAATTTCAAATACGATTAATTTTCTTGAAAACCTATCTCCAAAGATGATTATTCAAACAACTGGTGGTGATATTAATGTTGCTTCAACCAGAGAATATCTCCAAAAGAAAAATATTCAAGTTCTCAGAGCTTCTAGTCAAACTCAGGATGCAACTGTTTTTGATATTAGTGATAGCGGATTTGCTAATGTTTCTAATCTCTTCCCTGACATCCCTGTAGTTGACGAAAAATGGTATCAAGAAGGTGGCTACTGGAAATATCGTTTAGCAGATGGAGAAATGGCTATCGGTTGGAAAGAGATTGGCGGAGCCACTTACTTCTTTAATGGAAAAGGGCAAATGCAAGCAGGACGCTGGCTTCACCTTAATGATGATTGGGGAGAAAATGCTAAGGGGAATGATTACTATCTCAACTCAAATGGCAAAATGCAAACAGGCGGTTGGTTCAAGCTGGATGGCTCTTGGTATTATATCCAATCAAATGGCGCTAGACGATTTAGTGAACTTTCTGAAATTGGAGGGAAGAAATATCTCTTTGCAGCAGATGGAAAGATGCTAACAGGACATCAAGTCTATAATGGTAAGAAGATGTTCTTTAGCGAAAGTGGTGCACTCCAAACAGCAGGTAAGCCTTCAACTTGGCAAAAGATTGATTCAGATTGGTATTTCTATGATGAGGATGGGCTAAAGACCGTTGGTAAAAAGAATATCAATGGAAGCACATACTACTTTAATCAAGAAGGTGTCATGCAAACTGGCTGGGCCTTTGTTGATGGTCACTGGAACTATTTTGCAAGTTCTGGAGCTATGAAAACTGGTTGGGTCAAGGATCAGGATACTTGGTATTATCTGGACAAAGATGGTATCATGCTCACTGGAAAACAAGATATAAATGGTACTCGTTACTACTTGAATGCTAGTGGTGCCATGCAAACAGGCTGGAAATGGCTAGAGAACAATTGGTATTACTATGCGAACTCAGGAGCTATGAAAACAGGCTGGATTAAGGATAATGAGAAATGGTATTATCTAAATCAAGATGGTATTATGCAGACTGGGAAACAAGAAATCAACGGTACGCGTTACTATTTGAATACCAGCGGTGCCATGCAAACAGGCTGGCAGTGGCTTGATAAACACTGGCATTACTACGCTGACTCAGGAGCTATGAAAACTGGTTGGGTCAAGGATCAAGGAACATGGTATTATCTTGAAGATCAGGAAGGTATCATGCTGGTCGGTTTCCAACAAGTAGATGGTAAGCAGTATTACTTTAGTGCATCAGGAGCTATGCAAACAGGCTGGAAATGGTTTGATAATCATTATCGTTACTTTGAAGCAAATGGAGCTATGAAAACAGGTTGGATAAAGGATAAAGGAATCTGGTATTATCTCAATCCTGAAGATGGCATCATGTTGGTTGGCCTTCATAAAGTAAATGGTGATCATTATTACTTTGATGAATCAGGAGCTATGCAGACCGGTTGGAAACGAATTGACGGTAATTGGTACTATTTCCAAACAGATGGTTCCTTGTTGAAAAATGCCACCACACCGGATGGTTATAAGGTAAACGAGGAAGGCATTTGGAGACAGGCTGTTGCTGCTGTCAATGACGAAGCAGATCAGTCAGAAAAGAAACAAGAAGCTAATTCCTCTATTGTTGAACAACCTAAACAAGATTCAAATCTAGAAGCCAACGCTTCTGACAAGAAAGAAAAAGAATAA
- the mecA gene encoding adaptor protein MecA: MKMKQISDTTLKITMTLDDLMDRGMEIADFLVPQEKTEEFFYAILDELEMPDNFLDSGMLSFRVTPKPDKVDVFVTKSKIDQNLDFEDLADLPDMEELAKMSPDEFLKTLEKSIAEKTKDDIEAIQSLEQVEAKEEEQEQTEKESENKKEPYIYYILRFVNLADLVAFAKTVTFEMETSELYKMNGHYYLTILVDVENHPSPYPAWLLARMREFADDSDISRSVLQEYGQILINHDAVLGLQKIHS, from the coding sequence ATGAAGATGAAACAAATTAGTGATACAACACTGAAAATCACGATGACTTTAGATGATTTGATGGATCGAGGAATGGAGATTGCAGACTTTCTCGTTCCTCAGGAAAAAACCGAAGAGTTTTTCTATGCTATTTTAGATGAACTGGAAATGCCAGACAATTTCTTGGATAGTGGCATGCTGAGTTTTCGTGTGACGCCAAAACCAGATAAGGTTGATGTCTTTGTGACCAAGTCCAAGATTGACCAGAATCTGGATTTTGAAGATTTGGCGGATTTACCAGACATGGAAGAATTGGCCAAAATGTCTCCGGATGAATTTCTCAAAACGCTAGAAAAGAGTATCGCAGAGAAAACCAAGGATGATATTGAGGCTATTCAATCCCTAGAACAGGTAGAAGCTAAGGAAGAAGAGCAAGAGCAGACAGAAAAGGAGTCGGAGAATAAGAAAGAACCTTATATCTACTATATCCTGCGTTTCGTGAATCTTGCAGACCTAGTGGCTTTTGCTAAAACAGTGACTTTTGAGATGGAAACATCTGAACTCTATAAGATGAATGGACACTATTATTTAACAATCTTAGTCGATGTAGAAAATCATCCAAGTCCATATCCGGCTTGGCTCTTGGCTCGTATGCGTGAATTTGCAGACGACAGTGACATCAGTCGTTCAGTCTTGCAAGAGTATGGGCAAATCTTGATCAATCACGATGCAGTTCTCGGTCTGCAAAAGATTCATTCATAA
- a CDS encoding ABC transporter ATP-binding protein — translation MKHLLSYFKPYIKESILAPLFKLLEAVFELLVPMVIAGIVDHSLPQRDQGYLWMQIGLLLIFAVIGVLVALVAQFYSAKAAVGFARELTDDLYRHVLSLPKESRDRLTTSSLVTRLTSDTYQIQIGINQFLRLFLRAPIIVFGAIFMAYRISAELTFWFLVMVVILTIVIVGLSRLVNPLYSGLRKKTDQLVQETRQQLQGMRVIRAFGQEKRELQIFQTLNQVYASLQEKTGFWSSLLTPLTYLIVNGTLLVIIWQGYISIQGGLLSQGALIALINYLLQILVELVKLAMLINSLNQSYISAKRIEEVFAQAPENIHSELEEKQASSNQVLQVQELTFTYPDAAQPSLRDISFDMTQGQILGIIGGTGSGKSSLVQVLLGLYPADRGSISLYRDGSSPRNLEEWRSWIAYVPQKVELFKGSIRANLTLGLDQELSDQELWQALEIAQAKDFVNEKEGLLDALVEAGGRNFSGGQKQRLSIARAVLRRAPFLILDDATSALDTITESKLLKAIRENLPNTSLILVSQRTSTLQMADQILLLEKGELLAIGNHEDLMKSSQVYREINASQHGKED, via the coding sequence ATGAAACACTTACTATCTTACTTCAAACCCTATATCAAAGAATCCATTTTGGCACCCTTGTTTAAGCTACTAGAAGCTGTTTTTGAGCTCTTGGTTCCCATGGTGATTGCTGGAATTGTTGACCACTCCTTGCCTCAGAGAGATCAAGGGTATCTATGGATGCAGATTGGCCTGCTCCTTATCTTTGCAGTGATTGGTGTTTTAGTGGCCCTGGTAGCCCAGTTTTACTCAGCTAAGGCTGCGGTAGGATTTGCCAGAGAGTTAACAGATGACTTATATCGGCACGTTTTATCTTTGCCCAAAGAGAGCAGGGATCGTTTGACAACTTCTAGCTTGGTTACTCGCTTGACTTCGGATACCTACCAGATTCAGATTGGTATCAATCAATTCCTGCGTCTCTTTTTGCGAGCTCCTATTATCGTTTTTGGTGCCATCTTTATGGCCTATCGCATCTCAGCTGAGCTGACTTTCTGGTTCTTGGTCATGGTTGTCATTTTGACCATTGTCATTGTAGGGCTCTCACGACTGGTCAATCCTCTCTACAGTGGTCTCAGAAAGAAAACAGACCAACTAGTTCAAGAAACACGCCAGCAATTACAAGGAATGCGGGTTATTCGTGCCTTTGGACAAGAAAAACGAGAATTACAGATTTTTCAAACCCTTAACCAGGTCTATGCCAGTTTGCAAGAGAAAACAGGTTTCTGGTCTAGTTTATTAACACCCCTGACCTATCTGATTGTTAATGGAACCCTCCTCGTTATCATCTGGCAGGGCTATATTTCGATTCAAGGAGGTTTACTCAGCCAAGGTGCTCTTATTGCCCTTATCAACTACCTCTTGCAGATCTTGGTGGAATTGGTCAAGCTAGCTATGCTGATAAATTCTCTCAATCAGTCCTATATCTCAGCTAAGCGAATCGAGGAAGTCTTTGCTCAAGCTCCAGAAAACATCCATTCAGAGTTAGAAGAAAAGCAAGCTTCCAGTAATCAGGTTTTACAAGTTCAAGAACTGACCTTTACCTATCCTGATGCAGCCCAGCCTTCTTTGAGAGACATTTCCTTTGATATGACTCAAGGGCAAATCCTTGGTATCATTGGGGGAACGGGTTCTGGTAAATCAAGCTTGGTACAAGTCTTACTTGGACTTTATCCAGCAGATAGGGGAAGCATTTCCCTTTATCGAGATGGATCTAGTCCTCGTAATTTGGAGGAATGGCGGTCTTGGATTGCCTATGTGCCTCAAAAAGTAGAACTCTTTAAGGGGAGCATTCGTGCCAACTTGACTCTTGGTTTAGATCAAGAACTATCTGACCAAGAACTCTGGCAGGCCTTGGAAATTGCCCAAGCAAAGGATTTTGTCAATGAAAAGGAAGGACTTTTGGATGCCCTAGTTGAGGCAGGAGGACGAAATTTCTCAGGCGGACAAAAACAAAGGCTGTCTATCGCTCGAGCAGTCTTGCGCCGAGCTCCGTTTCTCATCTTAGATGATGCAACCTCGGCCCTTGACACCATTACCGAGTCTAAGCTCTTGAAAGCTATCCGCGAAAACTTACCAAACACGAGCTTAATCTTGGTTTCTCAAAGAACCTCGACTTTACAGATGGCGGACCAGATTCTCCTCTTGGAAAAAGGTGAGCTCCTAGCTATCGGCAATCACGAGGACTTGATGAAGTCCAGTCAAGTCTATCGTGAAATCAATGCCTCCCAACATGGAAAGGAGGACTAG